In Prunus dulcis chromosome 1, ALMONDv2, whole genome shotgun sequence, the following are encoded in one genomic region:
- the LOC117614355 gene encoding cysteine proteinase 15A-like codes for MDRPTTLVSLLLFLSLLTSAVASTVTPNDADPLIQQVVPEANDNLLLHAERHFSSFKATFGKTYATQEEHDYRFGVFKANLRRAKRHQGLDPTAVHGVTKFSDLTPSEFRRNFLGLKRLRLPSDANKAPILPTNDLPTDFDWRDKGAVTPVKDQGSCGSCWAFSATGALEGAHYLQTGELLSLSEQQLVDCDHECDPEEFGSCDSGCNGGLMNNAFEYTLKAGGLEREKDYPYTGTDDTCKFDKSKVVAAVSNFSVISTDEDQIAANLVHHGPLAVGINAVFMQTYVKGVSCPYICGKRIDHGVLLVGYGSSGFAPIRFKEKPYWILKNSWGQSWGEEGFYKICRGHNSCGVDSLVSTVASLHTSNH; via the exons ATGGATCGCCCCACCACTCTCGTctccctcctcctcttcctttctctCCTGACCTCTGCGGTCGCGTCCACCGTAACTCCTAACGACGCTGACCCTCTGATCCAACAAGTCGTACCGGAAGCCAACGACAATCTACTCCTCCACGCCGAGCGCCACTTCTCCAGCTTCAAAGCTACGTTCGGAAAGACCTACGCGACTCAAGAGGAGCACGACTACAGGTTCGGCGTCTTTAAGGCGAACCTGCGCCGAGCCAAGCGCCACCAGGGGCTCGACCCCACTGCCGTCCACGGTGTCACCAAGTTCTCCGATCTCACTCCGTCGGAGTTTCGCCGGAATTTTCTCGGACTAAAGCGTCTCCGGCTGCCATCAGACGCTAACAAGGCTCCCATCCTTCCTACCAATGATCTTCCAACCGACTTCGATTGGCGCGACAAAGGTGCTGTCACACCGGTGAAGGACCag GGGTCTTGTGGGTCGTGCTGGGCATTTAGTGCGACGGGAGCTTTGGAAGGAGCTCATTATTTGCAAACAGGGGAGCTCTTGAGTCTTAGTGAGCAGCAGCTTGTGGACTGCGACCATGAG TGTGATCCAGAAGAATTTGGTTCATGCGACTCGGGGTGTAATGGTGGGCTGATGAACAATGCATTCGAGTACACACTCAAGGCTGGTGGACTAGAGCGAGAGAAGGACTATCCTTACACTGGGACTGATGATACCTGCAAATTTGACAAGAGCAAAGTTGTTGCTGCTGTATCTAACTTCAGCGTTATTTCCACAGACGAAGATCAAATTGCTGCAAATTTGGTGCACCATGGCCCACTTGCAG TTGGGATCAATGCCGTGTTCATGCAAACATACGTAAAGGGAGTTTCATGCCCTTACATCTGCGGAAAGCGTATCGATCATGGAGTGCTTCTCGTGGGGTATGGTTCTTCTGGTTTTGCTCCGATCCGATTTAAGGAGAAGCCTTACTGGATCTTGAAGAACTCATGGGGACAGAGTTGGGGAGAGGAGGGCTTTTACAAGATCTGCAGAGGTCATAATTCTTGTGGGGTGGATTCCTTGGTCTCCACTGTTGCGTCTCTGCATACATCCAATCACTAG